One Mugil cephalus isolate CIBA_MC_2020 chromosome 10, CIBA_Mcephalus_1.1, whole genome shotgun sequence genomic window carries:
- the znf592 gene encoding zinc finger protein 592: protein MGDMKTPDFDDLLAAFDIPDAPGLDDKEPIQGSHEEPESQLKHTGMCLDDSLLSHQAITTADVPAVSVIVKNTSRQELLEGFGDRLHSGPALQNGFRGQETSISSAETMNTDFSKSFASALNGQSSRDLPGKAPVQHKPDGTPLFSQPLSHFSPVSSPESEDTHCIIDEMHSKKETPCFPEASVLVEPSVPGNPKQMDMFDNGPKDSEIHKDAQRNTAESNKSEEPSDIYASSKTEKTPRVDLAFTPPSRNQNFVDTNCNSVPTVDASNSYSHVKSQTSKFSSCLEALVALNARKDPTEQTGLRESSVAQNDCLKASPKVPISPRSPRSPLEAVKRLMKPSDSPVSICSDSSGKASPAVASGSPPAIPRVRIKTIKTMSGQIKRTVTSVLPDSETDEVHSAYESSPAQSMISEDSYCNVSPRQSHIVDSIVGIQPKGNLASTSSPKILRRRSEENSSRSGIKQSTTIFHNTSGSVKRSAAHVKKPKRGSAATGHTASTNFLPKAMHLASLNLVPHSVAASVTARSTSHQQHQHTLSSTVCSTVPLVHQVKTANPSPRASIHNTAAGTLNRLLNNANPVPTYVPNLNPPPESNINLPPRGYCCLECGDSFGVERSLAFHYSRRSVHIEVGCTHCAKTMVFFNKCALLAHAREHKNNGTVMQCTQLHLRPISEEQMFVPLSTEPLSLGSYTPSSSPQKNEPVLPLYPDTPSRHRLRCLECNKQLPDNKALAGHYQKPSEDVEGLICKACSMLLPNKCSFRAHQRLHAHKSPYCCPECGALSRSADIQKHVKENCLHYARKAWYKCLHCDMVFRTLQGQKTHIEEKHCEVFYKCSVCPVAFKTSESCEAHLKNKHSASKISPQLIFKCSCEKIFKKKQLLFQHFHQNANKRVSCVFKCPECNSVFPHKQLLMRHFKSVHVGNMAAETEDISKETEKPDRYQESVQQQKSHRPVKHTDGPRKKSEQDGRPRMKPTGWTCGECLQLFTDRESYVSHVKTSHGKSVKKYPCRHCEQSFNSATSLRRHIRNDHDGKRRIYTCWYCTDAKTIFTSSVMLKNHISLMHGIKNPDLSQMPKTSIQEYKKASGKGTAPAVGTQDHTASLEAPSAKRLKTQFRCSKCGFVTDDSAEFQQHIPQHKTDENTPQCLHCGLCFTSVLSLNRHLFIVHKIKDPEEAEDKGKEDNQPFRSAGADEVNYLLPELNEFEPVQGEEPESPHCIKTADCNLTPSSHSQTQAVSLQQ, encoded by the exons ATGGGTGACATGAAAACCCCAGATTTTGATGACCTCTTGGCAGCCTTTGACATCCCAGATGCCCCGGGATTAGATGATAAAGAGCCCATCCAGGGGAGTCATGAAGAGCCGGAAAGtcagctgaaacacacaggGATGTGCTTGGATGACAGCCTTTTGAGTCACCAAGCTATCACAACAGCCGATGTCCCCGCTGTGAGTGTTATTGTGAAAAACACAAGCCGGCAGGAGTTGTTGGAAGGTTTTGGTGACAGGCTTCACTCAGGACCAGCACTGCAAAATGGATTCAGGGGACAAGAGACCTCCATAAGCTCTGCTGAGACAATGAACACTGACTTCTCCAAATCATTTGCGTCTGCATTGAATGGGCAGAGTTCAAGAGATCTTCCTGGAAAGGCACCTGTCCAGCACAAACCTGATGGGACACCATTATTTTCCCAGCCACTTTCACACTTTAGTCCCGTCTCCAGCCCTGAGTCTGAAGATACTCACTGTATTATAGATGAAATGCATTCAAAAAAAGAGACTCCCTGTTTTCCAGAAGCTTCAGTTTTGGTGGAACCCTCAGTCCCAGGAAATCCAAAACAAATGGACATGTTTGATAACGGTCCCAAGGACTCCGAAATTCACAAGGATGCTCAAAggaacacagcagaaagtaatAAAAGCGAGGAGCCCTCTGACATCTATGCCAGtagcaaaacagagaaaacacctAGAGTAGACCTGGCATTTACCCCACCAAGCAGAAACCAGAACTTTGTTGACACCAATTGCAATTCAGTACCCACCGTTGATGCTTCCAACTCTTATTCACATGTCAAGTCTCAGACATCTAAATTTTCCTCCTGTCTCGAGGCCCTGGTGGCTCTTAATGCTAGAAAAGATCCCACCGAGCAGACGGGTCTCAGAGAGTCGTCAGTGGCTCAGAACGATTGCCTGAAAGCTAGTCCCAAGGTGCCCATATCCCCACGAAGCCCCAGAAGTCCTCTTGAAGCAGTGAAACGGTTAATGAAACCTTCTGATAGCCCCGTGAGCATCTGCAGTGATAGTAGCGGCAAAGCGTCCCCTGCAGTGGCATCTGGGTCGCCCCCAGCCATACCCAGAGTCAGAATCAAGACCATTAAAACCATGTCTGGTCAGATCAAGCGCACGGTCACCAGCGTGCTGCCTGATTCAGAAACGGATGAAGTCCATTCTGCCTATGAATCCTCCCCGGCACAGAGTATGATTAGTGAAGATTCTTACTGTAATGTGTCCCCACGTCAGTCTCACATTGTTGACAGCATTGTTGGAATACAGCCTAAAGGTAATCTAGCTAGTACATCTTCACCAAAGATTTTACGCAGAAGGTCTGAGGAAAACTCCAGCAGGTCAGGTATAAAACAGTCAACAACCATATTCCATAATACTAGTGGTTCTGTCAAAAGATCAGCTGCACACGTTAAGAAACCAAAGAGAGGTTCAGCTGCAACGGGCCACACAGCAAGCACAAACTTCCTTCCGAAAGCAATGCACTTAGCTAGTCTAAACCTGGTCCCTCACAGTGTTGCTGCTTCAGTAACTGCACGGTCCACCTCCCaccaacaacaccaacacacactctcctccaCTGTGTGCAGCACTGTCCCGTTAGTGCATCAAGTCAAAACAGCCAACCCTTCTCCCCGTGCTTCTATTCATAACACAGCTGCAGGAACCTTAAACAGACTTTTAAACAATGCCAACCCTGTGCCTACGTATGTTCCCAACTTGAACCCCCCTCCAGAGAGCAATATCAATCTTCCACCACGTGGATACTGCTGTCTCGAGTGCGGCGACTCCTTTGGAGTGGAGAGGAGTCTTGCGTTTCATTACAGCAGGAGGAGCGTCCACATCGAAGTAGGATGTACACACTGCGCAAAGACGATGGTGTTCTTCAACAAGTGTGCCCTGTTGGCACACGCCCGGGAGCACAAGAACAATGGCACGGTGATGCAGTGCACGCAGCTCCATTTGAGACCCATATCTGAGGAACAAATGTTTGTACCCCTGAGCACCGAACCACTGAGTTTGGGCTCTTACACCCCGTCGTCGTCCCCGCAAAAAAATGAACCCGTCCTGCCCTTATATCCAGATACTCCCAGTCGCCACAGACTCCGCTGCCTGGAGTGTAACAAACAGTTACCAGACAACAAAGCACTCGCAGGCCATTACCAGAAGCCGTCAGAAGATGTGGAAGGACTA ATTTGTAAAGCATGCTCAATGCTGTTACCCAACAAGTGCAGCTTCAGAGCTCACCAGCGTCTCCATGCACACAAGTCCCCTTACTGCTGTCCTGAGTGTGGTGCCCTGAGTCGTTCTGCAGACATACAGAAGCACGTCAAGGAAAACTGTCTGCACTACGCTCGCAAGGCTTGGTACAA ATGTCTTCACTGTGATATGGTGTTCAGGACCCTTCAAGGACAGAAGACTCACATTGAAGAGAAACACTGTGAAGTCTTTTACAAGTGCTCTGTTTGTCCGGTTGCCTTCAAGACCTCTGAAAGCTGTGAAGcacatctgaaaaataaacacagtgcTAGCAAAATATCTCCTCA GTTAATCTTTAAGTGTTCGTGTGAGAAAATCTTCAAGAAAAAGCAGTTACTGTTTCAGCACTTCCATCAAAATGCCAACAAGCGCGTTTCGTGCGTATTCAAGTGTCCAGAGTGCAACTCGGTCTTTCCACATAAACAGCTGTTAATGCGTCACTTCAAG AGTGTACATGTAGGTAACatggcagcagagacagaggacatcAGTAAAGAAACGGAGAAGCCAGACCGATACCAGGAGTCTGTCCAGCAGCAGAAGAGCCACCGTCCTGTCAAACACACGGATGGTCCCCGAAAAAAGTCTGAACAGGATGGCAGACCTCGCATGAAACCCACCGGCTGGACGTGTGGGGAGTGTCTCCAGTTGTTCACTGACCGGGAATCCTACGTTTCACATGTGAAGACGAGCCACGGAAAA TCGGTAAAGAAGTATCCCTGTCGACACTGTGAACAGTCCTTCAACTCTGCCACCAGTCTGAGAAGACATATTCGTAACGACCATGATGGGAAAAGGAGAATTTACACTTGTTG GTATTGCACGGATGCCAAGACAATATTCACATCAAGCGTGATGTTGAAGAACCACATCAGTCTTATGCACGGAATTAAAAATCCTGATCTCAGCCAAATGCCAAAAACATCCATCCAAGAATACAAAAAGGCTTCGGGAAAG GGGACTGCTCCCGCGGTCGGCACGCAGGATCACACTGCTAGTCTGGAGGCTCCTTCGGCCAAACGTCTGAAGACTCAGTTCCGCTGTTCAAAGTGTGGCTTCGTGACGGACGACAGTGCAGAGTTCCAGCAGCATATACCTCAGcataaaactgatgaaaacactCCTCAGTGCCTTCACTGTGGACTGTGTTTCACATCTGTGCTGTCTCTCAATAGACATCTTTTCATCGTGCACAAAATCAAAGATCCCGAGGAAGCGGAGGACAAGGGGAAGGAGGATAACCAGCCATTTAGATCAGCAGGGGCTGATGAGGTAAATTACTTATTACCAGAGCTAAATGAATTTGAGCCCGTACAGGGAGAAGAGCCAGAAAGTCCTCACTGTATCAAGACCGCAGACTGTAATTTAACACCGAGCTCTCACTCTCAGACACAAGCAGTCTCTCTCCAGCAGTAA
- the nmba gene encoding neuromedin Ba: protein MCRGGFLSSFILVSYIAVATAMTLDLTELRNKVSKLKVNPRGNLWATGHFMGKKSIVDSSFVESAFENLNDPTEVRDAGPLYGVEDLQSLIIQMLQTAQKTQQEQALDMLV from the exons ATGTGCAGAGGAGGTTTCCTGTCGTCTTTCATCCTCGTCTCCTACATCGCCGTGGCAACTGCAATGACTCTAGATCTAACTGAGCTGAGAAATAAAGTTTCAAAGCTCAAGGTGAATCCGAGAGGGAATCTGTGGGCAACAG GACATTTCATGGGCAAGAAAAGCATTGTGGATAGTTCCTTTGTGGAGTCTGCTTTTGAAAATCTAAACGATCCCACTGAAGTCAGAGATGCTGGTCCTCTGTACGGAGTGGAAGACCTGCAGTCGCTCATCATCCAGATGTTGCAAACGGCCCAGAAAACGCAACAAGAACAGGCTCTGGACATGTTAGTTTAA
- the kti12 gene encoding protein KTI12 homolog, whose product MPLIVMCGYPCSGKTRRAEELKVHFEETTERKVHIVGEDALGVERNTVYADSQKEKNVRASLKAEVERKVNKEDIVILDSLNYIKGYRYELFCLIKHTQTPHCLVYCLTSDEQSSLWNSSREAADQYNQDIFDALVQRFESPDSRNRWDSPLFTILKDDTLPFEAISDALFKRKAPPPNQSTQSQPLSSTNFLYELDKITQDVLMAIFNAQKTSVPGDLISVPGATEKIELTRSINMAELRKLRRQFISYTKMHPTENTGQIANMFVQYLNKSFH is encoded by the exons ATGCCCCTCATAGTGATGTGTGGTTACCCCTGTAGTGGTAAAACACGAAgggcagaggagctgaaggtTCATTTTGAGGAGACAACTGAGCGAAAGGTTCATATTGTTGGAGAAGATGCCCTGGGCGTTGAGAGAAACACTGTTTACGCAG ATtcccaaaaggaaaaaaatgtcagagcaTCTCTGAAAGCTGAAGTAGAGAG GAAAGTCAACAAGGAGGACATAGTCATTTTGGACTcattaaattacataaaag GCTACCGCTATGAACTCTTCTGtctcatcaaacacacacagacaccacatTGCCTG GTGTACTGTTTGACATCAGATGAACAGAGCTCACTGTGGAACTCCAGCAGAGAAGCTGCCGATCAGTACAACCAGGACAT ctttGATGCATTAGTTCAGAGATTTGAGTCTCCTGACTCCAGAAACCGGTGGGACAGCCCGCTCTTCACTATCCTGAAAGATGACACGCTCCCTTTTGAAGCCATTTCTGATGctcttttcaaaagaaaagctcCTCCACCAAACCAGTCTACCCAGAGT caACCGTTGTCATCTACAAACTTCTTATATGAGTTGGACAAGATCACGCAAGACGTTTTAATG GCAATTTTCAACGCTCAGAAGACAAGTGTGCCCGGAGATCTCATCTCAGTACCGGGAGCAACAGAAAAG ATCGAGCTCACCAGAAGCATCAACATGGCAGAGCTGAGGAAGCTACGGCGCCAGTTCATCAGCTACACCAAGATGCACCCGACTGAGAACACGGGACAAATAGCCAACATGTTTGTTCAGTATTTAAATAAGAGttttcactga
- the ch25hl1.1 gene encoding cholesterol 25-hydroxylase-like protein 1, member 1, with amino-acid sequence MINISILPQEFLPFRASDRVLQPFWDYLLLHHLPLISSPFFQVLLAFSSYLLFSVPFALLDLLGERVPLFHQYKIQPERQPTLGMMIKSFMTALYNHVFFVLPAVVIGMFILPLPALPQDAPTLYEVFIDGLAALLLFDTQYYIWHFIHHKHSQLYRWIHAVHHEYIAPFALSTEQLSIPELMTVGLWSNQDPILLKCHPLTTWCVTVFSIWMSVEDHIGYDLPWSLNRLVPFGLMGGAPAHDMHHQRPSSNYAPFFSHWDRIFGTAVPLRKKIKAIENDK; translated from the coding sequence ATGATAAACATCAGCATACTTCCTCAGGAGTTCCTGCCCTTCAGGGCATCGGACCGTGTCCTGCAGCCATTCTGGGATTACCTGCTTCTACACCACCTGCCTCTCATCTCGTCTCCTTTTTTCCAGGTCCTACTTGCCTTTTCCAGCTATTTGCTTTTCAGTGTACCTTTTGCTTTGCTGGACCTCTTAGGAGAAAGGGTGCCTTTATTTCATCAGTACAAGATCCAGCCAGAGAGACAGCCAACACTGGGAATGATGATAAAGAGCTTCATGACTGCTCTGTATAACCACGTCTTCTTTGTCCTGCCAGCTGTAGTAATTGGCATGTTCATCCTGCCACTGCCAGCACTGCCACAGGACGCTCCAACGCTGTATGAGGTATTTATTGATGGGTTGGCTGCACTGCTCCTCTTTGACACTCAGTACTACATTTGGCATTTCATACACCATAAGCATTCGCAGCTTTACCGCTGGATCCATGCAGTCCACCACGAATACATTGCACCTTTCGCCTTGTCCACGGAGCAGCTCAGCATCCCAGAGCTGATGACAGTGGGACTGTGGAGCAACCAGGATCCGATACTTTTGAAGTGTCACCCACTGACCACATGGTGCGTCACCGTTTTCAGCATCTGGATGTCTGTAGAGGACCACATAGGCTACGACTTGCCGTGGAGCCTGAACCGCCTGGTGCCTTTTGGACTAATGGGCGGTGCGCCGGCTCACGACATGCACCACCAACGGCCGAGCAGCAACTACGCTCCCTTTTTCAGCCACTGGGACAGAATCTTTGGCACCGCTGTAcccttgaggaaaaaaataaaagccatagAAAATGACAAGTGA
- the si:dkey-24l11.2 gene encoding uncharacterized protein si:dkey-24l11.2 gives MENDEEENVEEAESKPLPRKQQLCRFYLQGRHCNFGKKCKFLHVRDDTKSHDDKTARTPSLSDAMPPNSQDPGGYVGHRPPPTNNSTGAPAASRRPCRYFVSGHCTMEDRCRFWHPPELPPVDDQYFPGNHTRSAPNPPVSRPGALHEVKLCDLTEDIAKQLRDTEIKQLKKRFPKDQLIIQERSDGKVTYYRATVCATDPDWPFDLKEIDILVSFPDNYPQEIFTLDIPLDQELPHVMARRVEEASLEWLQAKHATNQLLGKVELLFRPFLRWLDRSLERLFTEGARQLKKDIDLEKAGLQFISYQELQATACERSDPASEAAAADEEKEVENTEAETPMEGGKLAQNEGLGGDEGQQEEASHLVENIKIRDPRRGTEMKLLGLRLGENTATVAAQRITVCLQCNRCKVTADLTLTGRTACAAQCDKCNASINAAFRPCMLHHYSDVLGYLDLHNATPTDLVLQDCDLSVGCLSCSQEGPVQNLLYGQTKEFNCEHCHSKLSILAESTRFQYIQPQTNKTDSSAVNYKTIRDPAVQKGKPLPEKGTCKHYKQSHRWLRFPCCGRAYPCDVCHDENQDHPMELATRMICGFCAKEQPYSNGKPCISCGSMMTRGTRTSHWEGGLGCRSKVKMSRNDRQKYANSNKTVSRKAAGEKK, from the exons ATGGAGAATGATGAGGAAGAGAATGTGGAAGAAGCTGAATCTAAGCCACTTCCTCgaaagcagcagctgtgtcGCTTCTACTTACAAGGAAGACATTGCAATTTTGGGAAGAAATGTAAATTCCTCCATGTAAGAGATGACACCAAGTCTCATGATGATAAAACCGCGAGGACACCCAGCTTGTCTGATGCCATGCCGCCAAACTCACAGGACCCTGGTGGATATGTGGGCCACAGGCCACCACCCACTAATAACTCCACAGGTGCCCCGGCAGCATCCCGCCGCCCCTGTCGCTACTTCGTCTCAGGCCACTGCACCATGGAGGACAGGTGCCGCTTTTGGCATCCACCGGAGCTGCCACCAGTGGATGACCAGTATTTTCCTGGCAATCATACAAGATCTGCACCGAATCCACCGGTATCTCGGCCTGGCGCCCTCCACGAGGTGAAGCTGTGTGACCTGACAGAGGACATCGCCAAGCAGCTACGAGACACCGAGATCAAGCAGCTGAAGAAGCGCTTTCCCAAAGATCAGCTTATTATTCAGGAAAGAAGTGACGGAAAAGTTACCTATTACAGGGCAACGGTCTGTGCCACTGATCCAGACTGG CCATTCGATCTAAAAGAAATTGATATCTTGGTGAGCTTTCCAGACAACTACCCTCAAGAG ATTTTTACATTGGATATACCACTGGATCAGGAGCTGCCACATGTAATGGCAAG ACGTGTAGAGGAAGCATCGCTGGAGTGGCTTCAAGCCAAGCACGCAACCAATCAGCTTCTGGGAAAGGTAGAGCTGCTCTTCCGGCCTTTTCTCCGCTGGCTAGATCGCAGCTTGGAGCGACTGTTCACAGAAGGAGCCAGACAG ttgAAAAAAGACATCGATTTAGAAAAAGCCGGGCTGCAGTTCATATCGTATCAGGAGCTGCAGGCAACAGCGTGTGAAAGATCTGATCCTGCatctgaggctgcagctgcagacgAGGAGAAGGAAGTGGAAAACACAGAAGCTGAGACGCCAATGGAGGGAGGGAAGTTAGCGCAGAACGAGGGTCTAGGCGGCGATGAAGGGCAGCAGGAGGAAGCAAGTCATCTGGTGGAGAACATTAAGATCAGGGATCCCCGCAGAGGCACAGAGATGAAGCTGCTGGGACTGAGGCTGGGCGAGAACACAGCCACTGTAGCTGCCCAACGGATCACCGTGTGTCTTCAGTGTAACAG GTGTAAAGTGACTGCGGACTTGACGCTCACCGGGAGGACAGCCTGCGCCGCTCAGTGTGACAAGTGTAACGCGAGTATAAATGCTGCATTTCGGCCCTGCATGCTTCACCATTACAGCGACGTCCTGGGCTACCTGGACCTCCACAACGCTACACCCACCGACCTCGTACTCCAGGACTGTGACCTCTCAGTGGGCTGCCTCAGCTGCTCACAGGAGGGCCCGGTACAG AACCTTTTATATGGACAAACAAAGGAGTTTAATTGTGAACACTGCCACAGCAAACTCAGCATCCTGGCTGAGAGCACAAGATTCCAGTATATTCAGCcccaaaccaacaaaacag ATTCAAGTGCTGTAAATTACAAGACAATCAGAGATCCGGCCGTTCAGAAGGGGAAGCCACTGCCAGAGAAGGGGACATGCAAGCATTACAAACAGAGCCATCGCTGGCTAAG GTTTCCCTGCTGTGGCCGTGCTTACCCCTGCGATGTGTGCCACGATGAGAACCAGGACCATCCCATGGAACTCGCCACCAGGATGATTTGCGGCTTCTGTGCCAAAGAACAG CCGTACAGCAACGGAAAGCCGTGCATCAGCTGTGGGAGCATGATGACCAGAGGCACCCGCACCAGCCACTGGGAGGGAGGCCTTGGATGTAGAAGCAAAGTAAAAATGAGCAG AAATGATCGACAGAAATATGCCAACAGCAACAAAACGGTTTCAAGGAAGGCAGCCGGTGAAAAGAAGTAG
- the ch25hl1.2 gene encoding cholesterol 25-hydroxylase-like protein 1, member 2 codes for MSLADINVDFWINCSGKTSLLQPLWDNLRLNYRDYLRSPLFPIVLTVSSYFVFCIPFLVFDIMGDRWEKVQRFKIQPSRRPTASTLMHCASVTLYNHVFLVLPASVAQWAWRPPVDLPDEAPSLLELIAGVIGNLLLFDFQYYIWHLLHHRIRWLYVTFHAIHHNYSSPFALATQCLGGWELLTVGFWTTLNPVILRCHLLTTWTFMVVHVYVSIEDHCGYDFPWATSRLIPFDIYGGPSHHDVHHQKPNTNFAPHFSHWDKIFGTHADASFTSATKQIKCK; via the coding sequence ATGAGTCTTGCGGATATTAACGTAGATTTTTGGATTAATTGCTCAGGAAAAACTTCACTGCTGCAGCCTTTGTGGGACAACCTGAGGCTCAACTACAGAGATTATTTGAGATCTCCCCTCTTCCCCATTGTGCTGACTGTCTCGTCATACTTTGTTTTCTGCATCCCTTTTCTCGTCTTTGACATCATGGGCGACAGGTGGGAGAAGGTTCAGCGATTCAAGATACAACCGAGCCGTCGGCCAACAGCCTCGACACTGATGCACTGTGCGAGCGTGACCTTGTACAACCATGTGTTTCTCGTGCTGCCGGCATCCGTGGCCCAGTGGGCGTGGAGGCCGCCGGTGGACCTTCCAGATGAGGCTCCGTCCCTGCTGGAGCTCATTGCTGGGGTGATAGGCAACCTCCTACTCTTTGACTTCCAGTACTACATTTGGCACCTGCTCCATCACAGGATCCGCTGGCTGTATGTCACCTTCCACGCCATCCATCACAATTACTCATCTCCCTTTGCCCTTGCCACTCAGTGTCTTGGTGGCTGGGAGCTGCTCACAGTGGGCTTTTGGACCACCCTGAATCCCGTGATCCTGAGATGTCATCTACTCACAACATGGACCTTCATGGTAGTACATGTGTACGTTTCCATCGAGGATCACTGCGGCTATGATTTCCCCTGGGCCACTTCGCGTCTGATACCATTTGATATCTAcggagggcccagccaccacgATGTGCACCATCAGAAACCCAACACCAACTTTGCACCCCACTTCAGTCACTGGGACAAGATATTTGGCACGCATGCTGATGCCAGCTTCACCTCTGCTacgaaacaaataaaatgcaagtGA
- the tspan3a gene encoding tetraspanin-3, with protein sequence MLKMGQCGMTSSKTVLVFLNLIFWAAAGILCYVGAYVFITYDDYDHFFEDVYTLIPAVVIIGVGALLFIIGLIGCCATVRESYCGLTTFVVILLLVFMTEVAVVILGYIYRAKVEDEVNSSIKKVYDEYNGTNSNAQSRAIDYVQRQLQCCGIHNYSDWQYTHWYEESKNNSVPISCCKTGSCTGSLTHPEDLYQEGCEALVVKKLKEIMMYVIWTALTFAAIQMLGMLCACVVLCRRSRDPAYELLITGGTRA encoded by the exons ATGTTGAAGATGGGGCAGTGTGGCATGACCTCGTCGAAGACGGTCCTGGTCTTTCTGAACCTGATTTTTTGG GCCGCTGCTGGTATCCTGTGCTATGTCGGAGCCTATGTCTTCATTACATATGATGACTACGATCACTTCTTTGAAGACGTGTACACGCTCATCCCAGCAGTGGTCATCATTGGGGTCGGAGCCCTTCTGTTTATCATTGGGCTCATTGGATGCTGTGCCACAGTGAGGGAGAGCTACTGTGGACTTACAACG TTTGTCGTCATTCTCCTGCTGGTGTTCATGACGGAAGTGGCAGTGGTGATTCTCGGATACATTTACAGAGCAAAG GTTGAAGATGAAGTTAATAGTTCAATCAAAAAAGTTTATGACGAATACAACGGCACCAACAGCAATGCCCAGAGCCGTGCCATCGACTATGTTCAGCGACAG cTTCAATGTTGTGGGATCCACAATTACTCAGACTGGCAGTACACACACTGGTATGAAGAATCCAAAAACAACAGCGTGCCCATCAGCTGTTGCAAAACTGGGAGCTGCACGGGGTCCCTTACTCATCCTGAAGATCTCTACCAAGAA gGCTGTGAGGCTCTGGTTGTGAAGAAGTTGAAGGAAATCATGATGTACGTCATCTGGACTGCGTTGACATTTGCTGCCATCCAG ATGCTGGGGATGCTGTGCGCGTGCGTCGTGCTGTGCCGCCGGAGCAGAGATCCTGCCTATGAGCTTCTTATCACGGGGGGCACCAGGGCATAA